One window from the genome of Candidatus Didemnitutus sp. encodes:
- a CDS encoding metallopeptidase family protein has product MQFPALVRIAQETVAAAQRRLPAEVRNVAAAVPVCYETAPNDAILAEGWEPDILGLFVGHEHGGELRDDHAPLPPQILLFLDNLWDYAEGDTGIFRDEVRLTYLHELGHYLGWDEDEVAQRGLE; this is encoded by the coding sequence GTGCAATTCCCCGCTCTTGTCCGTATCGCCCAGGAGACCGTGGCCGCGGCGCAACGCCGGCTGCCGGCCGAAGTGCGCAACGTGGCGGCGGCGGTGCCCGTGTGCTACGAGACCGCGCCGAACGACGCCATCCTCGCTGAGGGTTGGGAGCCGGACATCCTCGGCCTCTTCGTCGGCCACGAGCACGGCGGCGAATTGCGCGACGACCACGCGCCGCTGCCGCCGCAAATCCTGTTGTTCCTCGACAATCTCTGGGACTACGCGGAGGGCGACACGGGCATCTTCCGCGACGAGGTGCGCCTTACCTATCTGCACGAACTGGGGCACTATCTGGGCTGGGACGAGGATGAGGTCGCGCAACGCGGGTTAGAATAG